A single Lolium perenne isolate Kyuss_39 chromosome 6, Kyuss_2.0, whole genome shotgun sequence DNA region contains:
- the LOC127309685 gene encoding zealexin A1 synthase yields MAIFMEQLTSMRIFLALFLPLLLILKARRRLRSSSNAVRLPPGPWQLPVIGSLHHLLHSPLPYRAMADLARRLDAPLMSLRLGEVPVVVASSPDAARELMKTHDVNFATRPWSPTMRVLLADGEGLVFAPYGPLWRQLRRISILELLSARRVQSFRRVREEEVGRLVAAVAAATPGKAVNVGQRIAETIMDVTMRSIMGDRFEKRDEFMQVFAEGVKITSGFNLGDLFPSSRLASFLSGNARRAEANHRKNGELVDSVFRQHEEKRAAAADGAVDEEDLVDVLMRIQKEGSLEVPVTTGIIRAFILDLFASRGETTANALRWAMSELMRNPEAMQKAQTELRDSLQGKTTVTEDDLANMKYLKLVIMETLRLHPVVPLLLPRECRETCKVMGYDVPKGTTVFVNVWAICRDPKYWVDPEEFKPERFESGTVDFKGADFEFLPFGAGRRMCPGVAFAVAGIELALASLLYHFRWELPAGVSPRELDMTEKMGITVGRKNDLYLHPVVSVPSPAVL; encoded by the exons ATGGCCATCTTCATGGAGCAACTCACGAGCATGCGCATCTTCCTGGCTCTTTTCCTGCCTCTCCTCTTGATACTGAAGGCGAGGAGGCGCCTCAGGAGCAGCAGCAATGCCGTGAGGCTGCCACCCGGGCCGTGGCAGCTTCCGGTCATTGGGAGCCTCCACCACCTACTGCATAGCCCGCTGCCGTACCGCGCCATGGCGGACCTCGCGCGTCGGCTCGACGCGCCGCTCATGTCCCTCAGGCTCGGCGAGGTCCCCGTCGTGGTCGCGTCGTCCCCCGACGCCGCCCGCGAGCTCATGAAGACGCACGACGTCAACTTCGCGACCCGGCCTTGGAGCCCCACGATGCGCGTCCTGTTGGCCGACGGTGAGGGGCTCGTGTTCGCGCCGTACGGGCCCCTGTGGCGGCAGCTCCGCAGGATAAGCATCCTGGAGCTGCTCAGCGCGCGCCGCGTCCAGTCGTTCCGCCGCGTACGGGAGGAGGAGGTCGGCCgcctcgtcgccgccgtcgccgcggcCACGCCGGGCAAGGCGGTGAACGTGGGCCAGCGGATCGCCGAGACCATCATGGACGTGACCATGCGGAGCATCATGGGCGACCGTTTCGAGAAGCGTGACGAGTTCATGCAGGTGTTCGCCGAGGGGGTGAAGATCACCTCCGGGTTTAACCTCGGCGACCTGTTCCCGTCGTCGAGGCTCGCGAGCTTCCTCAGCGGTAACGCGCGCCGGGCGGAGGCTAACCACCGCAAGAACGGTGAGCTGGTTGACAGCGTCTTCAGGCAGCACGAGGAGAAGAGGGCTGCGGCGGCTGATGGCGCCGTGGACGAGGAGGACCTTGTGGACGTGCTGATGAGGATACAGAAGGAAGGCAGTCTCGAGGTGCCGGTGACTACTGGAATCATCAGGGCCTTTATTCTT GACCTTTTTGCCTCGAGGGGTGAAACAACGGCGAACGCGCTCCGGTGGGCCATGTCGGAGCTCATGAGGAATCCAGAAGCAATGCAGAAGGCACAAACCGAGCTGCGTGATAGTCTCCAAGGAAAAACGACGGTGACAGAAGATGACCTAGCCAACATGAAGTACCTGAAGCTGGTCATCATGGAGACCCTGAGGCTGCACCCTGTGGTGCCACTACTCCTGCCGCGGGAGTGCCGGGAGACCTGCAAAGTGATGGGGTACGACGTGCCCAAGGGCACCACCGTGTTCGTGAATGTGTGGGCAATCTGCAGAGACCCAAAGTATTGGGTCGACCCTGAAGAGTTCAAACCGGAGCGGTTTGAGAGTGGCACGGTGGATTTCAAGGGCGCGGACTTTGAGTTCTTACCATTTGGGGCGGGGCGACGGATGTGTCCTGGAGTGGCGTTTGCGGTGGCAGGCATAGAGCTCGCACTTGCCTCGCTGCTCTACCACTTCCGCTGGGAGCTCCCTGCAGGGGTCTCACCAAGGGAGCTAGATATGACGGAGAAGATGGGCATCACAGTGGGCAGGAAGAATGATCTTTACCTCCACCCGGTCGTTTCCGTGCCCTCGCCGGCTGTTCTGTAG